From a single Candoia aspera isolate rCanAsp1 chromosome 2, rCanAsp1.hap2, whole genome shotgun sequence genomic region:
- the LOC134490933 gene encoding intercellular adhesion molecule 1-like isoform X2 — translation MAVRTWKLFTPFLCCIGFLLALSRAQKEDLPARLTEAVVEFGHFFVLNCSSIHSSSSNCDIQEESSLRYDYREDGPTWKAFSFILSTWTLHALCFVNCTDGKIRYDKTIVTVYQPPKSIEMVPVPEMEVGKPYNLTCWVSGVAPIRNLTVTLLKGAEQLLVKTFENHTEPEAGPVVVSHRIIAQQSDHNKRVTCQTSLDLRPRGPFLKSTSHNISLRIFKPLEQLTLELQKPSPGQPWAYNLICHVIRNPIWLSL, via the exons ATGGCGGTGAGAACCTGGAAGCTGTTCACCCCCTTTTTGTGTTGCATTGGATTCCTCCTGGCCCTTTCAA GGGCTCAGAAAGAAGACTTACCAGCCCGCTTGACAGAAGCCGTGGTGGAATTTGGACACTTCTTTGTGCTAAACTGCAGCAGcatccacagcagcagcagcaactgtgATATTCAGGAAGAGTCTTCCCTCAGATATGATTATAGAGAGGATGGGCCCACCTGGAaagctttctctttcattctcagTACTTGGACACTCCATGCATTATGTTTTGTGAACTGTACAGATGGCAAAATCAGATATGACAAAACAATCGTCACAGTTTACC AACCTCCAAAGAGTATTGAGATGGTTCCAGTACCAGAAATGGAGGTCGGCAAGCCGTATAACTTGACATGCTGGGTTTCTGGTGTAGCCCCTATCCGGAACCTCACTGTGACCTTGTTGAAAGGGGCAGAGCAACTTCTGGTAAAGACCTTTGAGAATCATACTGAACCTGAAGCTGGTCCTGTTGTGGTGAGCCATCGCATTATAGCTCAGCAGAGTGACCACAACAAGAGAGTCACCTGCCAAACATCCCTGGATCTGCGTCCAAGAGGGCCATTCCTGAAAAGCACCTCCCACAACATATCATTAAGAATTTTCA AACCTCTTGAGCAGTTGACCCTGGAACTTCAGAAGCCCTCACCAGGCCAACCCTGGGCCTATAACCTGATATGCCACGTAATAAGG AATCCTATTTGGCTATCATTGTAG
- the LOC134490933 gene encoding intercellular adhesion molecule 1-like isoform X1, which yields MAVRTWKLFTPFLCCIGFLLALSRAQKEDLPARLTEAVVEFGHFFVLNCSSIHSSSSNCDIQEESSLRYDYREDGPTWKAFSFILSTWTLHALCFVNCTDGKIRYDKTIVTVYQPPKSIEMVPVPEMEVGKPYNLTCWVSGVAPIRNLTVTLLKGAEQLLVKTFENHTEPEAGPVVVSHRIIAQQSDHNKRVTCQTSLDLRPRGPFLKSTSHNISLRIFKPLEQLTLELQKPSPGQPWAYNLICHVIRVHPCHRLIVTFFKGSKRLGLPHFTNCTWSEVENYAVNYSVTLHPEDHRQKAYCHAVVYLSLHEPAYQMKSSEFSLKIAESYLAIIVAATAAAALLVIVLVVFLIFIIRLWIH from the exons ATGGCGGTGAGAACCTGGAAGCTGTTCACCCCCTTTTTGTGTTGCATTGGATTCCTCCTGGCCCTTTCAA GGGCTCAGAAAGAAGACTTACCAGCCCGCTTGACAGAAGCCGTGGTGGAATTTGGACACTTCTTTGTGCTAAACTGCAGCAGcatccacagcagcagcagcaactgtgATATTCAGGAAGAGTCTTCCCTCAGATATGATTATAGAGAGGATGGGCCCACCTGGAaagctttctctttcattctcagTACTTGGACACTCCATGCATTATGTTTTGTGAACTGTACAGATGGCAAAATCAGATATGACAAAACAATCGTCACAGTTTACC AACCTCCAAAGAGTATTGAGATGGTTCCAGTACCAGAAATGGAGGTCGGCAAGCCGTATAACTTGACATGCTGGGTTTCTGGTGTAGCCCCTATCCGGAACCTCACTGTGACCTTGTTGAAAGGGGCAGAGCAACTTCTGGTAAAGACCTTTGAGAATCATACTGAACCTGAAGCTGGTCCTGTTGTGGTGAGCCATCGCATTATAGCTCAGCAGAGTGACCACAACAAGAGAGTCACCTGCCAAACATCCCTGGATCTGCGTCCAAGAGGGCCATTCCTGAAAAGCACCTCCCACAACATATCATTAAGAATTTTCA AACCTCTTGAGCAGTTGACCCTGGAACTTCAGAAGCCCTCACCAGGCCAACCCTGGGCCTATAACCTGATATGCCACGTAATAAGGGTGCATCCCTGCCATAGGCTTATCGTGACCTTTTTTAAAGGATCAAAGAGGTTGGGTTTGCCACATTTCACAAACTGTACTTGGTCTGAAGTAGAAAACTATGCAGTCAATTACTCTGTCACCCTTCACCCAGAGGACCACCGTCAGAAAGCTTATTGTCACGCAGTGGTGTATTTGAGCCTCCATGAGCCTGCCTATCAAATGAAATCCTCAGAATTTTCACTCAAGATTGCTG AATCCTATTTGGCTATCATTGTAGCTGCTACCGCTGCTGCTGCTTTGCTAGTCATTGTGCTAGTGGTCTTTCTCATCTTCATCATTAGACTTTGGATccattaa